A DNA window from Mesorhizobium sp. C432A contains the following coding sequences:
- a CDS encoding aminotransferase class IV family protein — protein MSAEGALRDGDTADFELIETMRWEPGQGFLRFERHLARLYGSAEELGFACDPQRIGEVLANTIGAQQKALRSRLVLQRNGEVTASVQPYEPFAADKVWRLQLARVRLSSTDTLLRHKTGRRQVYTHARSEYLITQADEVLLANERSEICEGTITNVFADFGDGMLMTPRLDCGLLPGVLRAELLDEGRAQEAIYSYDELKSAKTLFVGNSLRGLIPATLA, from the coding sequence GTGTCTGCTGAAGGCGCGCTTCGCGACGGGGACACCGCCGATTTCGAGCTGATCGAGACCATGCGCTGGGAGCCCGGCCAGGGCTTTCTGCGCTTCGAACGCCATCTCGCGCGCCTTTACGGCTCGGCGGAAGAACTCGGCTTTGCCTGCGATCCGCAGCGGATCGGCGAGGTGCTGGCGAATACTATCGGGGCGCAGCAAAAGGCGCTGCGCAGCCGGCTCGTCCTGCAGCGCAATGGCGAAGTGACCGCCTCGGTCCAGCCCTATGAGCCGTTCGCCGCCGACAAGGTCTGGCGGCTGCAGCTGGCACGGGTGCGGCTCTCCTCCACCGACACGCTGCTGCGCCACAAGACCGGCCGGCGGCAAGTCTACACTCACGCCCGCTCCGAATATCTGATCACCCAGGCCGACGAAGTGTTGCTCGCAAATGAGCGCAGCGAAATCTGCGAAGGCACCATCACCAACGTCTTCGCCGATTTCGGTGATGGCATGCTGATGACACCCAGGCTCGACTGCGGCCTGCTGCCTGGCGTATTGCGCGCCGAGCTGCTGGACGAAGGCCGCGCCCAGGAGGCGATCTACAGCTATGACGAGTTGAAATCCGCCAAAACACTGTTCGTCGGCAATTCTCTGCGCGGCTTGATCCCGGCAACATTGGCCTGA
- a CDS encoding aminodeoxychorismate synthase component I, with amino-acid sequence MPLPSAIFRNDESGRQLVFDHPADIIIAYDAKEFLPALVAAQAASDAGKWLAGYFSYEAGYLLEAKLVPLLPEGRRAPLVCLGVFDAPVEEAVPRNDAPATNGPIFDARASWSAQDYARRFARLHDHIRKGDCYQGNLTFPVRAQWSGDPLAAFDALTGRQPVKYGALISLGDPIVLSRSPELFFEINAEGMIETHPMKGTAPRGATKAEDARLKSFLRSDEKNQAENRMIVDLLRNDISLISEVGTLEVPELFRIESYPTVHQMVSRVRAKLLPDLGIRQIFGALFPCGSITGAPKIRAMEILHELEETPRDVYCGAIGWIAPAGMMRFSVAIRTISLFSSGEAVYNVGGGVVFDSTAQEEYQECLLKARFATGTPPISS; translated from the coding sequence ATGCCCCTGCCCTCTGCCATTTTCCGCAACGATGAAAGCGGCCGTCAGTTGGTCTTCGACCACCCGGCCGACATCATCATTGCCTATGATGCCAAGGAATTTCTGCCGGCGCTGGTGGCCGCGCAGGCGGCGAGCGATGCCGGCAAATGGCTGGCCGGCTATTTCTCCTACGAAGCGGGCTATCTGCTCGAAGCGAAACTGGTGCCGCTGCTGCCTGAAGGCCGGCGCGCGCCACTGGTTTGTCTGGGTGTCTTCGATGCTCCGGTCGAAGAGGCCGTGCCGCGCAACGATGCGCCGGCCACCAATGGCCCCATCTTCGACGCCAGGGCCAGTTGGTCCGCTCAGGACTACGCCAGACGCTTCGCGCGCCTTCACGACCACATCCGCAAGGGCGATTGCTACCAAGGCAACCTGACCTTTCCGGTCCGTGCCCAATGGTCGGGCGATCCGCTTGCTGCCTTCGACGCACTGACAGGACGCCAGCCGGTCAAGTATGGCGCGCTGATTTCGCTCGGCGATCCCATCGTCTTGTCGCGTTCGCCCGAGCTGTTCTTCGAGATCAATGCCGAAGGCATGATCGAAACCCATCCGATGAAGGGTACCGCACCGCGCGGCGCGACCAAGGCCGAGGACGCGCGGTTGAAGTCCTTCTTGCGCAGCGACGAAAAGAACCAGGCCGAGAACCGAATGATCGTCGATCTCCTGCGCAATGACATCTCGCTGATCAGCGAGGTCGGCACGCTGGAAGTGCCGGAACTGTTCCGCATCGAGAGCTACCCGACCGTCCATCAGATGGTGAGCCGTGTGCGGGCGAAGCTTCTGCCTGATCTCGGCATCCGCCAAATCTTTGGCGCGCTGTTTCCCTGTGGCTCGATCACCGGCGCGCCGAAAATCCGCGCCATGGAAATCCTGCACGAGCTGGAAGAGACACCGCGCGACGTCTATTGCGGCGCCATCGGCTGGATCGCGCCTGCCGGCATGATGCGCTTTTCGGTGGCGATCCGCACCATATCGCTCTTTTCCAGTGGCGAGGCCGTTTACAATGTCGGCGGCGGCGTCGTCTTCGATTCGACGGCGCAAGAGGAGTATCAGGAGTGTCTGCTGAAGGCGCGCTTCGCGACGGGGACACCGCCGATTTCGAGCTGA
- a CDS encoding protein in NADH-ubiquinone oxidoreductase complex, whose product MTFFYIVLAFLVGVLVGWFIWGRLRGELDSLRGDLDRTRSERDRLRADADRLTGELDACGKTRADLERRLRETSAPSAKPSSSAPAALVSTAATAKSAPAAKPAPAKPAAAKPAAAKSADAKPAASKPAAAKAAPKAAASKPAAVPKKAAPAAGKADNLRRLIGIGPVNDKLLKGLGVTTYAQIAGWTATDVKRIEDTLNFDGRIAREKWVEQAKLLAAGDEKEFARQFPSAGTANNS is encoded by the coding sequence ATGACCTTCTTTTACATTGTCCTGGCGTTCCTTGTAGGTGTGTTGGTTGGCTGGTTTATCTGGGGCCGGCTGCGCGGCGAACTTGACAGCCTGCGCGGCGATCTCGACCGCACCCGCAGCGAGCGGGACAGACTGCGCGCCGACGCCGACCGCCTGACCGGCGAACTCGACGCCTGCGGCAAGACCCGCGCCGATCTCGAACGCCGGCTGCGTGAAACATCGGCTCCATCCGCCAAGCCTTCCAGTTCGGCGCCGGCCGCGCTGGTGTCGACAGCGGCAACGGCCAAGTCCGCCCCGGCCGCGAAACCGGCCCCCGCCAAACCCGCCGCGGCCAAACCAGCTGCGGCCAAATCCGCGGACGCAAAACCAGCGGCCAGCAAACCTGCCGCCGCCAAGGCCGCGCCCAAAGCCGCGGCTTCAAAGCCCGCCGCCGTCCCGAAGAAGGCCGCCCCGGCAGCTGGGAAGGCCGACAATCTGCGCCGCCTGATCGGTATCGGCCCGGTCAACGACAAACTGCTCAAGGGCCTTGGCGTCACGACCTACGCGCAGATCGCCGGCTGGACCGCGACCGATGTCAAGCGCATCGAGGACACGCTGAATTTCGACGGCCGCATCGCCCGCGAAAAGTGGGTCGAGCAGGCCAAGCTGCTTGCCGCCGGCGACGAAAAGGAGTTCGCACGCCAATTCCCGAGCGCCGGGACCGCCAACAACAGCTGA